One Tolypothrix bouteillei VB521301 DNA window includes the following coding sequences:
- a CDS encoding Re/Si-specific NAD(P)(+) transhydrogenase subunit alpha has product MRIAVAKEIEVCERRVALIPDTVAKLVKQGLEVWVEAGAGERAFFSDAAYEAAGAKVIFDTSTLWSEADILVKVSPPQERENGRSEIDLLREGSILISFLNPLGNPLTAQQLAERKITALSMEMIPRTTRAQSMDALSSQASIAGYKAVLIGAAALPKYFPMLTTAAGTIAPAKVFVMGAGVAGLQAIATARRLGAIVEAFDIRPAVKEEVQSLGAKFVEIKLEEETTAAGGYAKEISEASKKRTQEVVAEHVKNADVVITTAQVPGKKAPILVTEEMVAQMKPGSVVVDIAAEQGGNCACTDPGKDIIWNGVTVIGPINLPSSMPVHSSQLYSKNIASLMQLLIKDKGVQVNFGDDIVDAACITHAGAIRNQRVSDALKALSSVA; this is encoded by the coding sequence ATGAGAATAGCTGTCGCTAAAGAAATAGAAGTTTGTGAGCGTCGAGTTGCCTTAATTCCTGACACCGTTGCTAAATTGGTAAAACAAGGTTTGGAGGTATGGGTAGAAGCGGGTGCAGGTGAGCGGGCTTTCTTTTCTGATGCTGCTTATGAAGCAGCAGGAGCTAAAGTTATATTTGATACTTCTACGTTGTGGAGTGAAGCAGATATTCTGGTCAAAGTCAGCCCACCGCAAGAAAGAGAAAACGGACGTTCTGAAATTGACTTGCTAAGAGAAGGCTCTATTCTCATCAGCTTTCTGAATCCGTTGGGCAATCCATTGACAGCGCAACAACTTGCAGAGCGCAAAATTACTGCTCTAAGTATGGAGATGATTCCCCGGACGACAAGAGCCCAAAGTATGGATGCTTTATCGTCGCAAGCATCAATAGCCGGTTATAAAGCTGTTTTGATTGGTGCAGCAGCATTACCGAAATATTTTCCCATGTTGACAACTGCAGCAGGAACCATAGCTCCTGCAAAAGTTTTTGTCATGGGTGCTGGTGTAGCAGGCTTGCAAGCCATTGCAACAGCAAGACGTTTGGGAGCGATCGTAGAAGCGTTTGATATCCGCCCTGCTGTTAAAGAAGAAGTACAAAGCTTGGGGGCAAAATTTGTTGAAATCAAGCTAGAAGAAGAAACAACTGCGGCTGGAGGCTACGCTAAAGAAATCTCCGAAGCCAGCAAAAAGCGGACTCAAGAAGTTGTAGCCGAACACGTCAAAAACGCCGATGTTGTGATTACTACAGCGCAAGTTCCTGGTAAAAAAGCACCAATTCTAGTCACTGAAGAAATGGTGGCGCAAATGAAACCAGGTTCAGTTGTTGTAGATATTGCAGCCGAACAAGGTGGGAACTGTGCTTGTACCGATCCGGGCAAAGACATTATCTGGAACGGAGTGACTGTAATTGGTCCCATCAACTTACCATCATCCATGCCAGTCCACTCCAGCCAGTTGTACTCCAAGAACATAGCATCATTGATGCAACTTTTGATTAAAGACAAAGGCGTACAGGTGAATTTTGGTGACGACATTGTTGATGCAGCTTGCATTACCCATGCAGGCGCAATTCGCAACCAGCGAGTCAGCGACGCCTTAAAAGCCTTAAGCAGCGTAGCATGA
- a CDS encoding NAD(P)(+) transhydrogenase (Re/Si-specific) subunit beta, which yields MNNFLPTGIQLAYLVAASLFILGLKKLGSPATARQGNVVAAVGMLLAIVATLLDQHVLNYEMILLGLAIGSVLGAIAAYKVQMTDMPQMVGLLNGLGGAASALVAVAEFWRLLSTSGGVTLDANISMLLDVLIGGVTFTGSTIAFAKLQGIMSGAPITFPFQKAFNAFLLFAYLAGSAYMLVAPNNLPVFLGIVFVSLVLGVMFVIPIGGGDMPVVISLLNSFSGLAAAAAGFVVMNNMLIISGALVGASGIILTEIMCKAMNRSLISVLFDAFGTGGATGAGSAAGTATTDKTVRSIDPEEGAMMLGYARSVVIVPGYGMAVAQAQHSVRELADQLERMGVDVKYAIHPVAGRMPGHMNVLLAEANVPYEQLHDMDDINPQFEQTDVALVIGANDVVNPAAQSDVNSPIYGMPILEVDRAKHAIVIKRGMSAGFAGVDNDLFYKDKTTMLFGSAKDMVSKLVSEVKQL from the coding sequence ATGAACAATTTTCTTCCTACAGGGATTCAGCTTGCGTACTTAGTCGCTGCATCCTTATTCATTCTGGGCTTGAAAAAGTTGGGTTCACCCGCAACAGCACGCCAAGGTAATGTTGTTGCAGCAGTGGGTATGCTTTTAGCAATTGTGGCAACACTGCTAGACCAACACGTACTGAACTATGAAATGATTTTGTTGGGCTTGGCGATTGGCTCGGTGTTGGGTGCGATCGCAGCTTACAAAGTCCAAATGACAGATATGCCCCAAATGGTGGGTTTGCTAAACGGCTTGGGAGGTGCGGCTTCAGCCCTCGTCGCCGTTGCAGAGTTTTGGCGGTTGTTAAGCACTTCTGGTGGAGTCACCCTTGATGCCAATATCTCGATGCTTCTGGATGTGTTGATTGGTGGTGTCACCTTTACGGGTAGCACCATTGCCTTTGCAAAACTGCAAGGCATTATGAGTGGTGCTCCAATTACATTCCCCTTCCAAAAAGCTTTTAATGCTTTCCTCCTGTTTGCGTATTTGGCAGGTAGTGCCTATATGCTAGTCGCACCAAATAACTTACCTGTATTCTTAGGAATCGTTTTCGTTTCCCTGGTATTGGGTGTGATGTTTGTCATTCCCATTGGTGGTGGCGATATGCCTGTGGTGATTTCATTATTGAACTCATTTTCAGGATTAGCTGCTGCTGCTGCTGGATTTGTGGTGATGAACAATATGCTCATCATTTCTGGTGCTTTGGTTGGAGCATCCGGTATTATCCTTACCGAAATTATGTGTAAGGCAATGAACCGTTCTCTCATCAGCGTACTGTTTGATGCGTTTGGAACGGGTGGAGCAACAGGTGCTGGTAGTGCTGCTGGTACGGCGACAACTGATAAAACTGTCCGCAGCATAGATCCAGAAGAAGGCGCGATGATGTTGGGTTATGCTCGTTCTGTCGTTATTGTTCCCGGTTACGGGATGGCGGTAGCGCAAGCACAGCACAGCGTTCGCGAGTTAGCCGATCAACTAGAGCGTATGGGTGTTGATGTGAAGTATGCAATTCACCCTGTTGCTGGTAGAATGCCCGGTCACATGAACGTGTTGCTGGCAGAGGCGAATGTGCCTTACGAGCAACTCCACGATATGGATGACATCAATCCCCAGTTCGAGCAAACAGATGTAGCGTTAGTGATTGGGGCAAATGATGTAGTTAACCCAGCAGCACAAAGTGATGTCAACAGTCCTATCTATGGGATGCCGATTTTAGAGGTAGATAGGGCAAAGCATGCGATTGTAATCAAGCGCGGTATGAGTGCTGGTTTCGCTGGCGTGGATAATGATTTATTCTACAAGGATAAAACTACGATGCTTTTCGGTAGTGCTAAAGATATGGTGTCGAAGTTGGTTAGTGAAGTGAAACAATTGTAA
- a CDS encoding DUF2808 domain-containing protein, which yields MRRLLSALAITSCLLASVPAIALAEGLPGFTLFSGVKGENQLPFRLDFGGQTNGWDRYRLKIPNKKLKKAVAQFVISYPEYYKGSFDTKKMEIRVKGKAVPLSEVKWDKDNHVITMYPQEPVPAGSNVELVLSNVKNPASGGMFYFNCLIQSSGDVPLSQYLGTWILSIS from the coding sequence ATGCGACGTTTACTTTCTGCTTTAGCCATAACTAGCTGTTTGCTGGCAAGTGTTCCAGCGATCGCTTTGGCGGAAGGCTTACCCGGATTCACATTATTTAGTGGTGTTAAAGGTGAAAACCAACTCCCCTTCCGATTGGACTTTGGCGGTCAAACGAATGGCTGGGATCGCTATCGATTAAAAATCCCCAATAAAAAGCTCAAAAAAGCGGTTGCTCAATTTGTAATCAGTTACCCGGAGTATTACAAAGGATCGTTCGATACCAAGAAGATGGAAATACGGGTTAAAGGTAAAGCAGTTCCCCTCTCTGAGGTCAAGTGGGACAAAGACAATCACGTGATTACAATGTATCCCCAAGAGCCAGTACCAGCAGGTAGCAATGTAGAATTGGTTCTCTCTAACGTAAAAAACCCAGCATCAGGCGGAATGTTTTACTTCAATTGCCTCATTCAATCCTCTGGAGATGTACCGCTCTCCCAGTACCTTGGGACGTGGATTCTCAGCATTAGTTAG
- a CDS encoding NAD(P) transhydrogenase subunit alpha, with translation MSEALLAALFVFVLASFTGFEVINKVPPTLHTPLMSGSNAISGIAVLGAIVASGAKEWNLSVILGLIAIVLATVNVVGGFLVTDRMLQMFKKKANT, from the coding sequence ATGTCAGAAGCATTACTTGCAGCTTTGTTTGTCTTTGTATTAGCATCTTTTACGGGATTTGAAGTCATTAACAAAGTACCCCCAACTCTCCACACTCCCCTGATGTCCGGTTCAAACGCGATTTCTGGAATCGCAGTCCTTGGAGCGATAGTCGCTTCCGGTGCAAAAGAGTGGAATCTTTCAGTCATTCTTGGTTTGATTGCTATTGTACTAGCAACCGTAAACGTAGTGGGTGGGTTTCTAGTCACAGATCGGATGCTGCAAATGTTTAAGAAGAAGGCTAATACCTGA
- the petN gene encoding cytochrome b6-f complex subunit PetN produces MDILTLGWVSLLVVFTWSIAMVVWGRNGL; encoded by the coding sequence ATGGACATTTTGACACTAGGCTGGGTTTCTCTACTGGTTGTTTTCACTTGGTCAATTGCAATGGTAGTTTGGGGTCGCAACGGACTCTAA
- a CDS encoding carbon dioxide-concentrating mechanism protein CcmK: MTLALGMIEVYGVPTALEAADAMCKAARVTLVGYENTDLGRITVLIRGEIGEVNVAVGAGLKAVPRVNGGEVLSYHTIARPHENLEYALPIYRTANVEQFHSEIRFPPPLSV, translated from the coding sequence ATGACACTCGCACTTGGAATGATTGAAGTCTATGGCGTTCCTACAGCGTTGGAAGCAGCAGACGCAATGTGTAAAGCAGCTCGTGTAACTCTAGTAGGCTACGAAAATACCGATTTAGGACGCATTACAGTATTGATACGGGGAGAAATAGGTGAGGTCAATGTTGCTGTTGGTGCAGGATTAAAGGCAGTTCCGCGAGTTAATGGCGGCGAGGTACTCTCCTATCACACGATCGCTCGTCCCCATGAAAATCTCGAATATGCTTTACCAATTTATCGCACGGCAAACGTCGAGCAGTTTCATTCAGAAATCCGGTTTCCCCCTCCGCTCTCCGTTTAA
- a CDS encoding 3'-5' exonuclease: MTTNRASYFLIVDLEATCSDDGFIPSGEMEIIEIGAVMLNSSTWEIDSEFQQFVKPVRHPQLTKFCTELTTIRQEDVDKASGFPEVISQFKEWIELFPRNIFCSWGNYDKKQFLQDCEFHKVPYPFGSEHRNIKNEFSEYLGVSKGFGMAKALQHLGIELQGTHHRGIDDARNIAAIYRYMKTQKPK, translated from the coding sequence ATGACAACTAATCGAGCCAGTTATTTTTTAATAGTCGATTTAGAAGCCACGTGTTCTGATGATGGTTTTATTCCCAGTGGGGAAATGGAAATTATTGAGATTGGTGCAGTGATGCTTAACAGTTCCACTTGGGAAATAGACTCAGAGTTTCAGCAATTTGTCAAACCTGTAAGACACCCGCAACTGACAAAGTTTTGTACAGAACTCACAACGATTCGACAGGAAGATGTTGATAAAGCTTCTGGTTTTCCTGAAGTAATTTCTCAGTTTAAAGAATGGATAGAGCTATTTCCCAGAAATATATTTTGCTCTTGGGGAAATTATGATAAAAAACAATTTCTCCAAGATTGTGAGTTTCATAAAGTTCCCTATCCTTTTGGTTCGGAACACAGAAATATAAAAAATGAATTTTCAGAATATCTTGGGGTTTCCAAAGGCTTTGGCATGGCAAAAGCACTTCAACATCTTGGTATAGAATTGCAAGGAACACACCATCGTGGAATCGATGATGCTCGTAATATTGCAGCTATATATCGATATATGAAAACTCAGAAACCAAAATAA